Proteins encoded within one genomic window of Pedobacter africanus:
- a CDS encoding glycoside hydrolase family protein — MKFSTALLFVFFTVATGFAQLSKNIPDERMQEIYEEVKTPYKYGLVMVPEDTDHKMDCPTVFREGDTWYMTYLVYSGRGYETWLARSKDLLNWKNMGRQLSFGDAGKWDDNQKAGYNALVSTVWAGDYKLGSFKGKYWMSYFGGKEKGYETEPLAIGMAYTSKKPWIVHEWNRLEQPVLTSADPDVRWWENRNKLFKSTVIEDKGRLTGHRFVMYYNAVGDSLLNNKKTRWYERIGMAVSDDMLNWKRFKKDPVVHHPVGITGDGVIQRINGTWVMFYFGAFWQDRAGAFNRFAASDDLLNWTDWKGDNLISSSESYDELFAHKSFVLKHKGVVYHFYCAVNKKDQRGIAVATSKDLGKSKVEFVPLNIK; from the coding sequence ATGAAATTCAGCACGGCTTTACTCTTTGTTTTTTTTACTGTGGCAACAGGTTTTGCGCAACTATCAAAAAACATTCCCGATGAGCGGATGCAGGAGATCTATGAAGAGGTGAAAACACCTTATAAATATGGGTTGGTGATGGTACCTGAGGATACAGACCATAAGATGGATTGCCCTACGGTTTTCAGGGAAGGGGATACCTGGTACATGACTTACCTGGTTTATAGCGGACGTGGTTACGAAACCTGGCTGGCCAGGAGCAAAGACCTGCTGAACTGGAAAAATATGGGCAGGCAGCTGTCATTTGGCGATGCCGGTAAATGGGACGACAACCAGAAAGCCGGGTATAATGCCCTTGTAAGTACGGTTTGGGCTGGCGATTATAAATTGGGCAGCTTTAAAGGCAAATACTGGATGTCGTATTTTGGCGGGAAGGAAAAAGGTTACGAAACGGAGCCTCTGGCCATAGGTATGGCCTATACCAGCAAAAAGCCCTGGATCGTCCATGAGTGGAACAGGCTGGAGCAACCTGTGCTTACTTCGGCAGACCCGGATGTACGCTGGTGGGAAAACCGCAATAAGCTTTTTAAGAGTACCGTGATTGAAGATAAGGGGCGGTTAACAGGACATCGTTTTGTGATGTATTACAATGCAGTAGGGGATTCGCTGTTGAACAACAAAAAAACACGCTGGTATGAACGGATCGGTATGGCGGTTTCTGATGATATGCTGAACTGGAAGCGTTTTAAAAAAGACCCTGTGGTACATCATCCGGTGGGTATTACAGGCGACGGGGTGATCCAGCGGATAAACGGTACCTGGGTGATGTTCTACTTTGGGGCTTTCTGGCAGGACAGGGCAGGTGCTTTTAACCGCTTTGCGGCGTCAGATGACCTGTTGAACTGGACCGACTGGAAAGGCGATAACCTGATCAGCTCTTCAGAATCTTACGATGAATTGTTTGCCCATAAGTCCTTTGTATTGAAACACAAAGGTGTTGTCTATCATTTTTATTGCGCGGTAAATAAAAAAGACCAGCGGGGGATTGCGGTGGCTACATCGAAGGACCTGGGAAAAAGTAAAGTTGAATTTGTTCCATTGAACATTAAATAA
- a CDS encoding family 78 glycoside hydrolase catalytic domain produces the protein MSKLLYFLGLFFAAFPVLAQPRVSALRCEYRVNPLGVESLSPALAWKINAEGRNVKQTAYQVLVADDAAVLAKHVGNIWDSGKVSSSQSVQLPYKGKTLQSGRTYYWKVKIWDNKGNASAWSEQANWQMGLLSKADWKNAKWIAYEKMPDSLVSILPLDTRKDKPLAANVLPLLRKEFKVAKAVKSATLYLSGLGHFELHCNGAKVEDHFLDPGWTKYDKEALYVTFDLTNKLNRGANVLGVMLGNGFYYVPPIKGRYKKLRSSFGYPKMICRLAISYIDGSKEDIVSDEGWKTAASPITFSSIYGGEDYDARLEQKGWDKPGFYDKHWKKALPVAGPSLSAQKAEPVKLFDQFKPRSIRSVTGGEWVYDLGQNASGIIELWVKGKKGDTIRISPAELLTEDGTVNQKPTGSPTYFQYILKGEGTETWRPRFMYTGFRYLQVKGGVPEGAPNLQSKALLIHLSAFHVRNAAATAGSFKSSSDLFNKTNELVNWGIKSNMVSVFTDCPHREKLGWLEQLHLMGSSVRYNYDAAPLFKKALQDMRNSQTEEGLVPEISPEYVKFEYGNGMFRDSPEWGSSSILLPWYLYEWYGETQALTENYDMMQHYISYLGTKAKNNILSQGLGDWYDLGPKHPGVSQLTPMGVTGTAIYYYDLKIMAKIAEMLGKAADAAKYRQLAVEVRRSFNDAFFNKATMQYASGSQTANAMAVYMQLVEPEYKDAVVARLVKDIRTTNNSLTAGDIGYRYVLRVLEEEGRSDVIFDMNSRSDVPGYGYQLAQGATALTESWAALPTVSNNHFMLGHIMEWFYSGLAGIRQEPGSVAFNHIRIYPEPVGDLHSVSGNYGSPYGMISSSWKKTAQGFELSVAVPPNAHASVYLPATESSVITEGGSDIKGQADIKTLGFEKGRRILEIGSGHYKFNVQAH, from the coding sequence ATGAGCAAACTACTGTATTTCCTTGGTTTATTTTTTGCAGCATTCCCGGTTTTAGCACAGCCGCGTGTTTCCGCATTGCGTTGCGAATACAGGGTAAATCCTTTAGGTGTGGAATCTTTATCGCCAGCATTGGCCTGGAAGATCAATGCTGAAGGTAGAAATGTGAAACAAACCGCTTACCAGGTGCTGGTAGCAGATGATGCGGCCGTGCTCGCAAAGCATGTCGGCAACATCTGGGACTCTGGAAAAGTAAGCAGTAGTCAGTCTGTCCAGTTGCCTTACAAAGGTAAGACACTGCAATCGGGCCGTACTTATTACTGGAAGGTAAAAATATGGGATAATAAAGGCAATGCGTCTGCCTGGTCTGAACAGGCCAACTGGCAAATGGGCCTTTTGAGTAAGGCCGACTGGAAAAATGCGAAATGGATTGCTTACGAAAAAATGCCGGATTCTTTGGTCAGCATACTGCCATTGGATACCAGGAAGGATAAGCCTTTGGCTGCCAATGTACTGCCCTTGCTGCGCAAGGAATTTAAGGTTGCCAAAGCTGTTAAAAGTGCAACTTTATATTTATCCGGACTGGGGCATTTTGAACTGCATTGCAACGGTGCCAAAGTGGAAGACCATTTTCTTGATCCGGGATGGACGAAATACGATAAGGAAGCATTATATGTAACTTTTGATCTGACAAATAAGTTGAACAGGGGAGCGAATGTGCTGGGGGTAATGCTGGGTAATGGGTTTTATTATGTTCCCCCCATTAAGGGACGCTATAAAAAACTAAGGTCTTCTTTTGGTTATCCAAAAATGATCTGCCGTCTGGCCATAAGCTATATTGATGGAAGCAAGGAAGACATTGTGAGTGATGAAGGCTGGAAAACGGCCGCATCCCCAATTACTTTTTCAAGCATTTATGGCGGTGAAGATTATGATGCCCGCCTGGAGCAGAAGGGTTGGGATAAACCAGGCTTTTACGATAAACACTGGAAAAAGGCCTTGCCCGTTGCCGGACCCTCGCTGAGTGCACAAAAAGCAGAACCGGTAAAACTATTTGATCAGTTTAAACCCAGGTCCATACGGTCTGTTACAGGGGGCGAATGGGTTTACGATCTTGGGCAGAATGCCTCTGGAATTATCGAATTGTGGGTAAAAGGCAAAAAAGGAGATACCATAAGGATCAGTCCGGCCGAACTGCTCACAGAGGATGGTACTGTAAACCAGAAACCTACCGGTAGTCCAACTTATTTTCAATATATTCTGAAAGGCGAAGGAACGGAAACCTGGAGGCCGCGTTTCATGTATACAGGGTTCAGGTACCTCCAGGTGAAGGGCGGGGTTCCTGAAGGCGCACCTAATTTGCAGAGTAAGGCACTTTTGATTCATTTAAGTGCATTTCATGTACGTAATGCTGCGGCCACAGCAGGTTCATTTAAAAGTTCCAGCGACTTGTTCAATAAAACCAATGAGTTGGTGAACTGGGGCATCAAAAGCAATATGGTAAGCGTTTTTACCGATTGCCCGCATCGCGAAAAGCTGGGCTGGCTGGAACAGTTGCACCTGATGGGCAGTTCCGTACGTTACAATTACGATGCAGCACCACTGTTTAAGAAGGCGTTGCAGGATATGCGGAACTCACAGACCGAAGAAGGGCTGGTACCCGAAATATCTCCGGAATATGTAAAGTTTGAGTATGGGAACGGGATGTTCCGCGACTCGCCGGAATGGGGCAGCAGCAGCATCCTCTTGCCCTGGTATTTATATGAATGGTATGGAGAAACGCAGGCGCTGACCGAAAATTACGACATGATGCAACATTACATCAGTTACCTGGGTACAAAAGCAAAAAACAATATACTGTCGCAGGGGCTTGGCGACTGGTATGATCTTGGGCCTAAGCATCCGGGAGTATCCCAGCTGACCCCCATGGGCGTAACCGGAACGGCCATTTATTATTACGACCTGAAAATCATGGCGAAAATAGCTGAAATGCTGGGCAAAGCGGCAGATGCAGCAAAGTACAGGCAGCTGGCCGTTGAAGTACGCCGTTCGTTTAACGATGCTTTCTTTAATAAAGCGACTATGCAATATGCCAGCGGAAGCCAGACGGCCAATGCAATGGCGGTATATATGCAGCTGGTTGAGCCTGAGTATAAGGATGCAGTGGTAGCGCGTCTGGTTAAAGACATCAGGACCACGAATAACAGTCTTACGGCCGGCGATATTGGTTACCGTTATGTGCTGCGGGTTTTGGAAGAGGAAGGTCGGTCAGATGTGATATTTGACATGAACAGCCGGAGTGATGTACCCGGATATGGTTACCAGTTGGCCCAGGGAGCAACTGCACTTACAGAATCCTGGGCTGCATTGCCTACGGTTTCCAATAATCATTTTATGTTAGGGCATATCATGGAGTGGTTTTATAGCGGACTTGCCGGGATCAGACAGGAGCCGGGCAGCGTAGCTTTTAATCACATACGGATCTATCCAGAACCAGTTGGTGACTTACACAGTGTCAGTGGAAATTATGGGTCGCCCTATGGAATGATCTCGAGCAGCTGGAAAAAAACGGCCCAGGGATTTGAGCTTAGTGTTGCTGTTCCGCCAAATGCCCATGCTTCGGTTTACCTGCCTGCGACTGAAAGCAGTGTAATTACCGAAGGGGGAAGTGATATAAAAGGCCAAGCCGACATTAAAACGTTAGGTTTTGAAAAAGGCCGGCGAATTTTAGAGATTGGTTCGGGCCATTATAAATTTAACGTACAAGCACATTAA
- a CDS encoding IclR family transcriptional regulator, whose product MKEKEMKYQAPALDKGLDILEYLSAQSIPLSQTEIATGIDKSPNEIYRMLMSLEGRGYILRDEVSGKYRLSLKLFYLSHRHSPVDELRKAAQHPLEELANTVRQSCHLSILYMNQLMVIIHAKSPGPIALSIEEGNLFPLPLTASGKVLLAYMPDAEREIVLNGNSIYNSYADKDKKKFLSSLKEIQKKGAYVRTSDLAAGVIDVSVPIGRGSTGVIACLTVSSLTALNTNKDIDNEDILAEAIKSAKKIEERIGVPAL is encoded by the coding sequence ATGAAAGAAAAGGAAATGAAATACCAGGCACCGGCACTGGATAAAGGGCTGGATATTCTCGAATATTTGTCTGCTCAATCTATCCCACTTTCGCAAACAGAGATTGCCACAGGTATAGATAAAAGTCCGAACGAGATTTATCGCATGCTGATGAGCCTGGAAGGCCGGGGCTATATTTTAAGGGATGAGGTTTCTGGGAAGTACAGGCTGTCTTTAAAATTGTTTTACCTATCGCACCGCCATTCTCCTGTAGACGAACTTCGTAAAGCTGCACAGCACCCGCTGGAAGAACTGGCCAACACCGTGAGGCAGTCCTGTCACCTCAGCATTCTGTACATGAACCAGTTGATGGTCATTATCCACGCCAAAAGTCCGGGCCCTATAGCCCTTTCCATAGAAGAGGGGAACTTATTCCCTCTTCCATTAACCGCTTCAGGAAAGGTGTTACTGGCTTACATGCCCGATGCTGAGCGAGAAATTGTATTGAACGGCAACAGTATATACAACAGCTACGCCGATAAGGATAAGAAAAAGTTCCTGAGCTCATTAAAAGAGATACAGAAAAAGGGCGCTTACGTCAGGACCAGTGATCTGGCAGCCGGGGTAATAGATGTTTCCGTTCCTATCGGCCGGGGCAGCACCGGCGTCATCGCTTGCCTAACCGTATCCAGCCTCACCGCTTTAAATACCAATAAGGATATAGATAATGAGGATATCCTGGCAGAGGCCATTAAATCGGCCAAAAAGATCGAAGAGCGCATTGGAGTACCTGCCTTGTAA
- a CDS encoding mechanosensitive ion channel family protein, with product MKYLFLLLVLLAISSHLAAQQDTVLQKKAQESPLVKQLKKIATDGAIKSRQEFSEERMANRQRIMLGYARNLNQQAKLLLKKAIDTNYLNQFLRDTKNSLEIVKDGIWINPGSNQTQRNLTVSAAVLTELSARLARQKQLLDAYAAKLTTIKLKIDSLSNDPSVYALPSDSAGLIKYVKRMYVTAKEMAPVDSALEKATASLEELQLRTDLMAYELRSAQGDIDIYSSRLSAQTFNQEFPYLWTPPSKSRPFAEILAFSIAKESMMLRFYVENHLLSLLLLFALIFCSWYFLRSLKRQLQQESLLNQDYNEQLVVRYPLLSAILIVISIFQFIFPSPPFIFNTVLWLVSALCLWFIFYQHISPYWQRFWTVIVLLFMLASAENFILQASRPERYLMLALAVGGSIYAAFILTTVHRIELREKKIKYAIIFLLILQVSAILFNLFGRFNISKTLLISGYIGVVTAIVFLWVIRLINQGLTLAFKAYKQPSAQLFYVNFERVGENTPWPLYLVFVLGWITLVARNFYSFKRFSVPVIDFLTSDRTIGSYSFSIMGLLVFILILFCSFVLSRLVSYFATEPDSFHQSGEKPKKPLGSWLLIVRIFIITIGLFFAFAAAGIPLDKFAIVLGALGVGVGLGLQGLVNNLISGLIISFERPVNVGDIIEINGKIATMKSIGFRSSIVTSSDGPNVIIPNGELLSNQLINYSMSRNVKKCSLMVGVAYDSDLENVRNQLKQILQDDERILHFPAPDAFFKEFGDNAVEIEVIYWVRNIKEYFALRSDLISRITTAFKAEGIVIPFAQQEIFVKNLPADNRGK from the coding sequence ATGAAATATCTTTTTCTTTTGCTCGTTCTTTTAGCGATCTCCAGCCATCTTGCCGCACAGCAGGATACTGTCCTGCAAAAGAAAGCCCAGGAATCCCCACTGGTAAAACAATTAAAAAAAATTGCTACCGACGGTGCCATTAAAAGCCGGCAGGAATTCAGTGAAGAGAGAATGGCCAACAGGCAGCGGATCATGCTTGGCTATGCCCGCAACCTGAACCAGCAGGCCAAACTGCTGCTCAAAAAAGCTATAGATACCAATTACCTGAACCAGTTTCTTAGGGATACTAAAAATTCGCTCGAAATTGTAAAGGATGGCATCTGGATCAATCCCGGCAGCAACCAGACCCAGCGCAACCTTACGGTATCTGCCGCAGTACTCACTGAGCTTTCTGCCAGACTGGCCAGACAAAAACAATTGCTCGATGCCTATGCAGCTAAGCTTACAACCATAAAGCTGAAAATAGATTCGCTTTCAAACGATCCCTCTGTTTATGCCTTGCCTTCAGATTCAGCAGGATTGATCAAGTATGTAAAAAGGATGTATGTAACGGCCAAAGAAATGGCCCCGGTGGATTCTGCCCTTGAAAAAGCAACAGCCAGCCTGGAAGAACTACAGTTAAGAACAGACCTTATGGCTTATGAGCTGCGTTCTGCACAGGGCGATATTGACATTTACAGTTCCAGGCTGTCAGCTCAGACCTTTAACCAGGAATTTCCCTATCTCTGGACCCCACCCTCAAAATCCAGACCTTTTGCTGAAATACTCGCTTTTTCCATTGCCAAGGAAAGTATGATGCTCAGGTTTTATGTGGAAAACCATTTGCTTTCCTTACTGCTCCTCTTTGCACTGATCTTTTGCTCCTGGTATTTCCTGCGCTCGCTTAAACGCCAGCTCCAACAGGAATCATTATTAAATCAGGATTATAATGAACAGCTGGTTGTACGGTACCCTTTGTTATCCGCAATTCTTATCGTCATTTCAATCTTTCAGTTCATCTTTCCTTCACCGCCTTTTATATTCAATACTGTGCTTTGGTTGGTTTCAGCCCTATGCCTGTGGTTCATTTTCTATCAGCACATCAGTCCTTACTGGCAGCGTTTCTGGACAGTAATTGTGCTGCTCTTTATGCTGGCAAGTGCCGAAAACTTCATTTTACAGGCCTCCAGACCAGAGCGTTACCTGATGCTTGCACTTGCTGTCGGTGGCAGCATTTATGCAGCTTTTATCCTTACTACCGTTCACAGGATTGAACTCAGGGAGAAAAAAATAAAATATGCCATTATCTTCCTGCTCATTCTGCAGGTAAGCGCTATACTGTTTAATCTTTTCGGGCGTTTCAACATTTCGAAAACGCTGTTGATAAGCGGATATATCGGTGTGGTTACCGCAATTGTTTTTTTATGGGTCATCCGTCTCATTAACCAGGGCCTTACACTGGCCTTCAAAGCCTATAAACAACCCAGTGCTCAGTTATTCTATGTAAATTTTGAGCGCGTAGGCGAAAACACGCCCTGGCCATTGTACCTGGTATTTGTTTTGGGATGGATTACGCTGGTGGCGCGCAACTTTTATAGCTTTAAACGTTTTTCTGTTCCCGTTATTGATTTCTTAACTTCCGACAGGACAATTGGCAGCTACAGCTTTTCCATTATGGGCCTGCTGGTCTTCATCCTGATCCTGTTTTGTTCCTTTGTACTCTCCAGACTGGTATCGTATTTTGCTACGGAACCCGATTCTTTTCATCAATCCGGAGAAAAACCTAAAAAACCGCTTGGCAGCTGGTTGCTCATAGTCAGGATATTCATCATTACCATAGGCCTTTTCTTTGCTTTTGCAGCTGCAGGTATCCCGCTGGATAAATTTGCAATTGTACTGGGGGCGCTGGGCGTTGGTGTAGGTTTGGGGCTGCAGGGGCTCGTCAACAACCTGATTAGCGGACTGATCATCTCCTTCGAAAGACCTGTAAATGTGGGTGACATCATAGAGATCAACGGAAAAATTGCCACCATGAAATCTATCGGTTTCAGGAGCAGTATAGTTACAAGTTCTGATGGTCCCAATGTAATTATACCCAATGGCGAGCTGCTGAGCAACCAGCTTATCAATTACAGCATGAGCAGAAATGTCAAAAAATGTAGTCTCATGGTGGGTGTAGCTTACGACAGTGACCTTGAAAACGTCCGCAACCAGCTCAAACAGATCTTGCAGGATGATGAAAGAATCCTCCATTTCCCTGCACCCGATGCTTTTTTCAAGGAATTTGGTGACAATGCCGTAGAAATAGAAGTGATTTACTGGGTCAGGAACATTAAGGAATATTTTGCTTTGAGAAGCGATCTGATATCCAGGATTACTACCGCCTTTAAAGCAGAAGGCATAGTTATTCCCTTTGCCCAGCAGGAAATTTTTGTTAAAAACCTGCCGGCCGACAATAGAGGAAAATAG
- a CDS encoding thioredoxin fold domain-containing protein yields the protein MKKLILLFMLLPFLGLAQDKGTHFEHGLSWQQVKEKAKKENKYLFVDCFTTWCGPCKYMTSTIFPQEKVGDFFNKNFVNVKVQFDKTKNDSEEVKSWYADAEAMSKEYNVRAYPTFLIFSPQGELVHRIVGGGDADGFIAKAQKALNPETQYYTMLKKYDKGKPSPEDLKKLVAVAEDAYDEENASKYAAAYLATQKDLYTKANLEFLSKYIKDSKSKGFELIMKDPKKVDAVLGKGKSNEILGGVILKENIYPGLRKPTANIDSLIAAATAKYPTVDITKSTDLLKVQFYQGTKKWDKFQPAVMAYMKKYGTEVNAEMLNNFAWAVFENCKDPDCVASALVWSKRSVDETKEKEPMFLDTYANLLHKSGKKNEAIAMQQKAVDLVPADKKGEYQATLDKMKKGI from the coding sequence ATGAAAAAATTAATTTTATTATTTATGCTCCTCCCGTTTTTGGGACTGGCGCAGGATAAAGGAACCCATTTTGAACATGGACTATCCTGGCAACAGGTAAAAGAAAAAGCCAAAAAAGAGAACAAATATCTTTTTGTGGATTGTTTTACGACCTGGTGCGGTCCTTGTAAATACATGACCAGTACCATTTTTCCTCAGGAAAAAGTGGGTGATTTCTTTAACAAGAACTTTGTAAACGTAAAAGTTCAGTTCGATAAAACCAAGAATGACAGCGAAGAAGTAAAAAGCTGGTATGCCGATGCAGAGGCTATGAGTAAGGAGTACAACGTAAGGGCTTATCCTACTTTCCTGATCTTCTCGCCACAAGGTGAACTGGTACACAGAATTGTTGGCGGTGGTGATGCAGATGGATTTATTGCCAAAGCACAAAAGGCCCTGAACCCTGAGACGCAGTATTACACCATGCTGAAAAAATACGATAAAGGTAAACCTTCCCCGGAAGACCTGAAAAAACTTGTTGCCGTTGCAGAAGATGCTTACGATGAAGAAAATGCTTCGAAATATGCAGCTGCTTACCTGGCTACACAGAAAGACCTGTATACGAAGGCCAACCTGGAGTTTTTGAGCAAGTACATCAAAGACAGCAAAAGCAAAGGCTTTGAACTGATCATGAAAGATCCTAAGAAAGTAGATGCTGTACTTGGAAAAGGTAAATCAAATGAAATCCTGGGCGGTGTCATCCTTAAGGAGAACATTTATCCGGGCTTAAGAAAGCCAACTGCGAATATTGATTCATTAATTGCAGCAGCTACAGCCAAATATCCTACAGTTGATATCACAAAATCTACCGATCTCCTGAAGGTTCAGTTTTATCAGGGCACAAAAAAATGGGATAAATTTCAGCCTGCTGTAATGGCCTATATGAAAAAATATGGTACAGAAGTAAATGCCGAAATGCTAAATAACTTTGCATGGGCTGTTTTTGAGAACTGCAAAGATCCGGATTGCGTTGCCTCAGCATTGGTATGGAGCAAACGTAGTGTGGATGAAACGAAAGAGAAAGAGCCTATGTTTTTAGATACCTACGCCAACCTGCTTCATAAATCAGGTAAGAAAAATGAAGCAATCGCTATGCAACAGAAAGCAGTAGATCTGGTTCCTGCTGATAAAAAAGGTGAGTATCAGGCTACATTAGACAAAATGAAAAAAGGCATTTAA
- a CDS encoding TlpA family protein disulfide reductase, with product MQQYQHKAIYVLLTIALLFCGVPLKAQTAKTLSIKGKVTFLNPDIFKKYNLVWLYKGIGKGKKLVDSVKVNADGTFSLTVKPKASGLYQLDILKWQTATFWSDQNVSISARGYDTARTKAKNSGFVLVQSQSSRTQLIQTAIHQKYMADQEMELLTGEMLAARNFMKKDTTWYNYLRSNGLIMQKAKFELQRLKQLIGANSTNPALVYLLNMLPADKEADFFSAELARLIVQYPHLEEARQLKKEFMEQNAIKNALKKGSVIPQIVYSDPSGKKVDISGFKGKYVLIDFWASWCGPCRKAIPEIKELYEQYKTKGFDVLSVSVDTDIAAWKKAMAEENMPWTQVLSPDKNKTLADFMIVGIPTLYLIDREGKIVEKYTGFSAGLKSQLQAIFGTL from the coding sequence ATGCAGCAATACCAGCATAAAGCAATATACGTATTGCTTACCATAGCATTACTGTTTTGCGGTGTACCTTTAAAAGCGCAAACCGCTAAAACACTGAGCATAAAAGGTAAGGTCACATTTTTAAATCCCGATATATTTAAGAAATATAACCTGGTATGGCTGTACAAGGGGATAGGTAAAGGTAAAAAACTGGTCGATTCTGTTAAGGTAAACGCAGACGGCACTTTTAGCCTGACAGTAAAACCAAAGGCTTCCGGCCTGTATCAGCTGGATATTTTGAAATGGCAGACCGCGACTTTCTGGTCAGATCAAAATGTAAGCATTAGCGCCCGCGGATACGATACTGCGCGTACCAAGGCTAAAAACTCCGGTTTTGTGTTGGTGCAAAGTCAATCGTCCCGCACACAGCTGATTCAGACTGCCATACATCAGAAGTATATGGCAGACCAGGAAATGGAACTGCTTACCGGAGAAATGCTTGCAGCAAGAAATTTTATGAAAAAGGATACCACATGGTATAATTACCTGCGGTCAAATGGGCTGATTATGCAGAAAGCGAAATTTGAGCTGCAGCGGCTTAAACAGCTCATAGGTGCCAATTCAACCAATCCGGCGCTGGTGTATTTGTTAAACATGCTGCCCGCTGATAAAGAAGCTGATTTTTTTTCCGCAGAATTGGCCAGACTTATTGTACAGTACCCTCACCTGGAGGAGGCCAGGCAGTTAAAAAAGGAATTTATGGAGCAGAATGCCATTAAAAACGCCTTAAAGAAGGGGAGTGTAATACCCCAGATTGTTTACAGTGACCCCTCAGGCAAAAAAGTGGACATCAGTGGTTTTAAAGGCAAATACGTATTGATCGATTTCTGGGCAAGCTGGTGTGGCCCCTGCCGAAAAGCAATCCCCGAAATAAAGGAGTTGTATGAGCAGTATAAGACCAAAGGCTTTGATGTGCTGAGTGTATCTGTAGATACCGATATCGCGGCCTGGAAAAAAGCCATGGCAGAAGAAAACATGCCCTGGACGCAGGTGTTGAGCCCGGATAAAAACAAAACCCTGGCTGATTTTATGATTGTGGGCATCCCAACGCTCTATCTGATAGACAGGGAAGGAAAAATAGTAGAGAAGTACACCGGATTTAGTGCCGGACTGAAAAGCCAGTTGCAAGCAATATTTGGTACATTGTAA
- a CDS encoding peroxiredoxin family protein, whose protein sequence is MKRKITLTLALLCSVLAVQAQNYSIKGNLAGQGNEKIILRGTEGAITVDARNNEFELSGPAGDEPFVTSINTSVDRNLYLGGGKTGMYQPAPPLDIVLSKGAKLSISGSALELNLASVTGDALNDSFTQFRKAEEPLMKQMASLQKQMVESRIMGVKDAMNEIGPKMLENRKAIMDGRKKFIKAHPEAFASLYYLSLTAKDYSAAELEAAYNGLAPTYKNTRYAKGLAEKIASLKVMNSGGPAPDFTKPDVNGKPVSLSQFRGKYVLLDFWGSWCGPCRAANPHLKELYTKYAAKGFEILGVASEKVSGQAQAEKVWKEAVEKDGLTWTNVLNNETGMKQDVVQLYSIDAYPTQILLDKEGKIVAKWVGSGGKELDAKLKTIFNN, encoded by the coding sequence ATGAAAAGAAAAATCACATTAACGCTAGCCTTGCTTTGCAGCGTTTTAGCCGTACAGGCCCAAAACTATAGTATTAAAGGGAATTTAGCCGGGCAGGGAAACGAAAAAATCATCCTGCGCGGCACAGAAGGTGCCATTACTGTTGATGCCAGAAACAATGAATTTGAACTGAGCGGACCGGCTGGAGATGAACCTTTTGTAACTTCCATCAATACCAGTGTAGACCGCAACCTGTACCTTGGTGGTGGCAAAACCGGTATGTACCAGCCTGCACCTCCTTTGGATATTGTGCTCAGCAAAGGGGCTAAACTAAGCATTAGCGGTTCGGCCCTTGAGCTGAACCTGGCTTCGGTAACCGGTGATGCACTGAACGATAGTTTTACGCAGTTCCGTAAAGCTGAAGAGCCTTTGATGAAACAAATGGCCAGTTTGCAGAAACAAATGGTGGAATCCCGGATAATGGGGGTTAAAGATGCCATGAACGAGATCGGGCCAAAAATGCTGGAAAACAGAAAAGCAATTATGGACGGCCGTAAAAAGTTCATTAAAGCACATCCTGAAGCTTTTGCCAGTTTGTATTATCTGTCTTTAACCGCAAAGGATTACAGCGCCGCAGAACTGGAAGCTGCCTACAACGGGTTGGCCCCGACGTACAAAAATACACGCTATGCCAAGGGCCTTGCCGAGAAGATCGCTTCTTTGAAGGTGATGAACTCGGGCGGTCCTGCACCAGATTTTACCAAGCCTGATGTAAACGGTAAGCCGGTAAGCCTATCGCAGTTCAGGGGCAAATATGTATTGCTCGATTTCTGGGGAAGCTGGTGCGGCCCTTGCCGTGCGGCAAACCCGCATTTAAAGGAGCTCTACACAAAATATGCAGCAAAGGGTTTTGAGATTCTGGGTGTGGCGAGCGAAAAAGTAAGCGGACAGGCACAGGCCGAAAAAGTCTGGAAGGAAGCTGTTGAAAAAGATGGGCTGACCTGGACGAATGTTTTAAACAATGAAACCGGCATGAAACAGGATGTTGTACAACTCTACAGTATTGATGCGTATCCAACCCAGATACTGCTGGATAAGGAGGGGAAAATCGTAGCCAAATGGGTTGGTTCAGGCGGTAAAGAACTGGATGCTAAACTGAAAACCATTTTTAACAACTAG